A stretch of Pseudomonas sp. LRP2-20 DNA encodes these proteins:
- a CDS encoding ABC transporter substrate-binding protein produces the protein MTSTLRLAAAISLASLLPLSVCAAESKGSVEVVHWWTSGGEKAAVDVLKDQVEKDGFTWKDGAVAGGGGATAMTVLKSRAVAGNPPGVAQIKGPDIQDWAATGLLDTNVLKDVAKDEKWDSLLDKKVADTVKYDGDYVAVPVNIHRINWLWINPEVFKKAGIDKAPTTLDEFYAAADKLKAAGFIPLAHGGQPWQDSTVFESVVLAVMGSEGYKKAMVDLDESALTGPEMVKALTELKKVATYMDPDGKGQDWNLEAAKVINGKAGMQIMGDWAKSEWTLAKKTAGKDYQCVPFPGTEKAFLYNIDSLVVFKQNDKGTAAGQQDIARKVLGDNFQKVFSINKGSIPVRNDMLADMGKYGFDACAQTSAKDFLADAKSGGLQPSMAHNMATTLAVQGAFFDVVTNYINDPKADPADAAKKLAAAIKAAK, from the coding sequence ATGACTTCGACTCTCCGCCTCGCCGCCGCGATCTCCCTCGCCTCGCTCTTGCCGCTCAGTGTCTGCGCCGCCGAATCCAAAGGCAGCGTCGAAGTGGTGCACTGGTGGACCTCCGGTGGTGAAAAAGCTGCTGTGGATGTGCTCAAGGATCAGGTCGAGAAGGATGGCTTCACCTGGAAGGACGGCGCTGTCGCCGGTGGCGGTGGTGCTACGGCCATGACCGTGCTCAAGAGCCGCGCAGTGGCGGGCAATCCGCCGGGCGTCGCGCAGATCAAGGGGCCGGACATCCAGGACTGGGCTGCCACCGGCCTGCTCGATACCAATGTGCTCAAGGACGTTGCCAAGGACGAAAAGTGGGACTCGCTGCTCGACAAGAAGGTCGCCGACACCGTTAAGTACGACGGTGACTATGTCGCCGTACCGGTCAACATCCACCGCATCAACTGGCTGTGGATCAATCCGGAGGTCTTCAAGAAGGCTGGCATCGACAAGGCGCCGACCACCCTCGACGAATTCTACGCCGCGGCCGACAAGCTCAAGGCCGCCGGTTTCATCCCGCTCGCCCACGGCGGCCAGCCCTGGCAGGACAGCACGGTGTTCGAAAGCGTGGTGCTGGCTGTGATGGGGTCAGAGGGCTACAAGAAAGCCATGGTCGACCTGGACGAATCGGCGCTGACCGGGCCCGAGATGGTCAAGGCGCTCACCGAGCTGAAGAAGGTCGCCACCTACATGGACCCGGACGGCAAGGGCCAGGACTGGAACCTGGAGGCGGCCAAGGTCATCAACGGCAAGGCCGGCATGCAGATCATGGGTGACTGGGCCAAGAGCGAGTGGACGCTGGCCAAGAAGACCGCCGGCAAGGACTACCAGTGCGTGCCGTTCCCCGGCACTGAAAAGGCGTTCCTCTACAACATCGACTCGCTGGTGGTGTTCAAGCAGAACGACAAGGGCACAGCTGCCGGCCAGCAGGACATCGCTCGCAAGGTGCTTGGCGATAACTTCCAGAAGGTCTTCAGCATCAACAAGGGCTCGATCCCGGTGCGCAACGACATGCTCGCCGACATGGGCAAGTACGGTTTCGATGCCTGCGCCCAGACCTCCGCCAAGGACTTCCTCGCCGACGCCAAGAGCGGCGGCCTGCAGCCGAGCATGGCGCACAACATGGCCACCACGCTGGCCGTGCAAGGCGCATTCTTCGATGTGGTGACCAACTACATCAACGACCCCAAGGCCGACCCGGCCGATGCGGCGAAGAAGCTGGCGGCGGCGATCAAGGCTGCCAAGTAG